DNA sequence from the Pedobacter schmidteae genome:
TACAATGAGCGGTTACCCACCACCTCTGAACGATACGGGTTCTATCTTTTCAACCGGATGGACAACCGCGACTATATTGGGAATCCCTTGCTGAAGAATGAACAGGCCTGGAATGCGGAGCTGAACCTTTTATTCGCCCGCGACAACCTGAGCTGGAAGCTGACCGGTTTTGGCAGTAGGGTACAACAATATATAATGGGGAAAACAGAACCGGGCTTAAGTGTGATGACACCGGGAGCGCTGGGTGTACGGGCTTATAAAAATATCCCCTTTGCCAATATTTATGGTGCGGAAAGTAACCTGAATTATCGGTTTGCCGGGCAACACTTTATACTCAACAGTACGTTGAAATGGGTGTCGGCACAGGATAATCAGGGCGAACCACTGCCCCAGATACCACCGCTAAAAGCTATTACCAGTCTTCGTTTTACACATCATATGTTGTTTGTGCAGGCCGAAAATGAACTGAGCCTGAAACAAAACAGGATTAATTTTGATTTCGGAGAAAGTGAAACACCCGGATATACATTGTTTAATTTGCGTTTGGGCTATACCTTTGAAATGAAAGGCTATAAGCTTGATTTTTCAATGGGTGCCGAGAATTTGTTGAACCAGGCCTATACCGAACACCTGGATTGGGGCCGTTTGCTGAGGCCCGGGCGAAACATCTATACCATGTTGACACTGAGATTTTAGAAAAAAAGGAATAACTTAAAGCCTATGATTGAGGAAAACTTGTTGATTAAATTTGGGTCAAAAATTGCCGATTTTGATAAAGGGGAGATCCTGTTTAAGCAGGGCGATTTGCCAAGGTATTACTTCCAGATCCGTAAAGGGGCTATAAAAATGAACAACTTTAATGATGAAGGAAAGGAATTTGTTCAGGGGCTTTTTACAGAAGGGGACAGTTTTGGTGAACCGCCATTATTTATAAAAGACAGTTATCCGGCCAATGCAGTGGCTATTCTTCCCTCAACCGTGTTTCTTTTGCCAAAAGACCGTTTTATGGAATTGTTGATGGCCAATCCCGATATTCACCTTCAGGTAACCACCAACCTAGCCCGCAGACTTTATTTTAAGTCTATCATGGCCTCCGAAATATCTTCACAGGAACCCGAGCACAGGGTATTGAAGCTTATTGATTATTTTAAAACTAAGATCAATAAAATACAGCCTGCCGATTTGTATAAGGTGGAGATTACCCGACAGCAGATTGCCGATCTGACCGGCCTGAGGGTAGAGACCGTGATCCGCTCCATAAAATCACTCGAAAAGAAAGGAGAACTTAGCATCCGCAATAGAAAGGTGTATAGATAATGACCTGAGATTTTATGAGTGAGATCATAAAATCTTAGGCCCTTCGGTTGATAATTTTGATGGTATGATTTCATAAGTACCATTAAAAAATACCACGATGAAAAAACCTTTAGTTATAGAAAACAACGATAAAAAGAAAACTATCGGTGATTTTTTAGCCGCTGATTTTAGAATGGTCTCGGTGTTGTTAGATCTGGAAATTGACATAGTGACATCGAAAAATGAAACCTTGGGCCAGGTATGCAAAAGAATGGGGATAAGTCCTGCTAAATTTGACCAGACCCTGGTTGAGTTTTCGTTGTCAAACGAACCGCACATCACCAATTACAACTCATGGCCCATAAACCTGGTCGCAGATTATATCCATATGCATCGTATTTGTGTAGCCGAAAAACTATCGGTGCTGGCCTTGTTCTTAAATAAACTCTGCAAATCTTACGGTGAAATTCAACCCCAGCTTTGCGAAATAAAGTACATCATTCTTCAATCATTTGACCGGTTTTCGGAAGGACTGAAACCGGAATACGATTTTTTGCTTCGATTCATTAAAACTTCCTTATTAACCGGGCACGATAAAGAACCCATCACATCGCCAAACTTTAACAAGGTTAGGAAAACCATGGTGATGATGACCGAAGAAAATGAAATAAGGCAGTCGCTATTGAAAAAGATGATGTTGCTGGCAAAGGAATGCAGCTCATTTGCCCCGGTTGATGAGACTTTTTTGCTGGCGATGGACTTACTGAAGGATGTAGAAAAAGCGATGAAGAAACACTGCTCCTTAGAAAACGGCGTACTGTTTCCCAAAGTACAGGAAGTCCTAAAAGTACCTGAAGATGATTTTGCATTAGAACCTTATTGAAGTGAATTTTCTGAAATGCTGATTTAAATGACCAAAAGTATGAATAACAAAGGTGCTGTAGCAATTGACCGGAATACCCGGATTAAAAAATTACTGGACGTAGATCAAACCGCTGTAATTGAGGCGCTGGTTCAGTTGAATGCTAACTTTTCTAAGCTCAGGCATCCGGTTTTACGCAAATTGTTTGCAGGTAGGGTAAGTATTTCAGATGCATGCCGCATTGCAGGTTGCGAGGTGGCTAAGTTTTTAAATACCATGAAACAGATTGGCTTTGATGTGGAGGAAGCACCGGGCAAGGATGCCACTCTAAAAAATAGCCGTATTGACTTTAGCCTCCAGACAAAAGTATTGGAGCTGGACGCGCGGCCTTATTTGGAAAAAAATACTGATCCGCTGAAAGAAATCCTGGTGCTTGCCCGTCAGCTTCGTAAAGGTGAAAGATTAAAAATTATTAGTTCTTTTGAACCTGTGCCGCTTATCAGTCTGCTCAACGACCAGGGATTTAGAAGTTATACAGACAAAGCCGAACCGGATTTGTTTATTACCTGGTTTGAAAGAATAGTGGATGACGACGGGTTAGAAGCACTTGATCCGGAGCCAGCTGATGCTGTTGAAAAGGAAATATTTGAATTGATTTTACACCGGTTTAAGCCCGAAAAAATAAAATATCTGGATGTGCGTACACTTCCAATGCCACAACCCATGTTGTCGATCATAGCCATAGCGGACAAATTGGGGCCAAAGGAATTGCTGTATGTTTATCATAAAAAGAACCCCGTTTTTTTACTGGAAGAATTAGAAAGACTAGGACTGACGCTGATACAGCACCAATATTCGGCCGATAGATTGGATCTGTTGATTTACAAGGCATGAGTACGAAAAAGTATCATACTGAACTGTTTAGAGTGGTTGTTGGCCATTACCTTATCGCTGCAATATTTTTTCTGGTGCTGGCGCTAATGTTCTTTTTTGCCGTTGAATCGCTTTCCGGACATTATTTTCAACCCAGGGTGTTGGCGCTAACGCATACAGCCGCTTTGGGATGGGGTACTATGATCATCTTTGGTGCGCTAAATCAGCTGCTACCGGTACTTTTGGAAAGGGAACTTTTCAGTACACGCTTATGCTGGTGGAGCTTGTCTTTTTTCCTGCCTGGAATAAGCTTGCTGGTATATAGTTTCTGGGTATTTGATCCTGGTATGCTGATGCAGGTAGGGGGAGTGATGGTGCTTTTGGCTGTTGCTTTATTTGTCCTGAATGTCTTTTTTACCGTTGGCCGTAAAAAAGGAGAGTCTGTTTTTCAGGATTTCATCCTGACTTCCTGTATATGGCTGATGCTAACCGTGGTACTGGGCTTCATTATGGTGTTGAATTTCAGGTATGCTTTTTTGCCCAAAGATCACCTGCATTTTTTAAGGTTACATGCGCATATGGGCATTGCAGGTTGGTTTTTGTTACTCATTATAGGAGTAAGTGCAAAGCTCGTTCCCATGTTTCTGGTGTCGGGCTATCAAAAAACATATCTTTTATCTGTTTGCTATTATTTAATCAACGGCAGTTTACTCCTGTTTCTTTTGGATGGATATCTGCACGGCATCCATAGCCATACCTATCTGATTGCATGTGCAGGTATAGTTGGGATACTTGTTTACCTGATATATGTTTATAAATGTTTTGTTTCACGGATCCGCAAGAAAATAGATTTACCTATGCTGCAGAGCTTATTGTCTTTTCTTTTTTTAATTGCGGGCATTGTGGTACTCCCTTTTATACTGTACTATCATTTAAAAAATAGTGAACATGCGGTAAGCCTTTCTATGCTCTATGGGATTTTAATTTTTATGGGCTGGATTAGTGCATTGATATTGGGGCAAACTTTTAAAACCCTGCCCTATATCATTTGGGTGGAGCATTATGAAAGGGTAACAGGCAAAGTAAAAACACCGTTGCCGGCCGACCTGCTCAATCCCACTTTACTGAAGATCCAGTTTATCGCTTTTGTTGTTTTTTTAGGCAGCTTTATTACCGGCTTTATATACTCTGTTTATATCCTCAAAATAATTGGAACGGTTAGCCTTGTTGTTGCTGCCGTAATTTATGGCGTCCAGGTATTTTTACTGCTGTTACACAAAACTAAAACCGAAGATTATGATCGTATTTGATGTTCCTGATGCTTTTGCCGATGCAAGGGAAAAGCTTATTGATACTTTAAAAACCGTAATTGATCCTGAATTGTATGTGAATATTGTGGACCTGGGATTGGTTTATGCTTTGAAGCTGGATGAAAATCAGCATCTTGTTGTT
Encoded proteins:
- a CDS encoding Crp/Fnr family transcriptional regulator — encoded protein: MIEENLLIKFGSKIADFDKGEILFKQGDLPRYYFQIRKGAIKMNNFNDEGKEFVQGLFTEGDSFGEPPLFIKDSYPANAVAILPSTVFLLPKDRFMELLMANPDIHLQVTTNLARRLYFKSIMASEISSQEPEHRVLKLIDYFKTKINKIQPADLYKVEITRQQIADLTGLRVETVIRSIKSLEKKGELSIRNRKVYR
- a CDS encoding DUF2249 domain-containing protein, which translates into the protein MNNKGAVAIDRNTRIKKLLDVDQTAVIEALVQLNANFSKLRHPVLRKLFAGRVSISDACRIAGCEVAKFLNTMKQIGFDVEEAPGKDATLKNSRIDFSLQTKVLELDARPYLEKNTDPLKEILVLARQLRKGERLKIISSFEPVPLISLLNDQGFRSYTDKAEPDLFITWFERIVDDDGLEALDPEPADAVEKEIFELILHRFKPEKIKYLDVRTLPMPQPMLSIIAIADKLGPKELLYVYHKKNPVFLLEELERLGLTLIQHQYSADRLDLLIYKA